The genomic stretch taaacgTAGGATCATGGACGATGCTTTTCAAGGAACAGACAAGgataatcaattataattatttgtataatgaaggataataaaaggtgctttttttttctccctaacTTAAAATGAACGTTTCACTCGTACGTGACGTTCGTTTGTGCGCGAATATCtctaaaaatgtattaacgcaatttcaaatatttcaattagttTTTGGCGTTTTTAGGAACACGATACTTTGATTGGTCGGTCGTATCgaatgttttcctttttttccctcttgtCCTTGACCAGAATCTAGAAagattattttgatttatgtGATATACAAGCAAATGATGTTATCTGcgattagtaatagtaattcaGAAAAGCCGATTGGTTGggattttgtttcctttttcctctctgttttctttttctttttttttttcttccgaaAAACCTACGGTAATTTTGTCCTccatattgtaaaaatattatccctAAATCTAGTTACCATGGACTGCCATGATAAATTACTATGTATCAGTCGAATGTACATAAGGAGGTTTCCAAGATTTGGTGATGATTTCGAGTGTTTTTCTTGAAAGGAGATGATGGGAGCGATGTGTCAACGTAGAAAATGAGCGAAAGGAAATTCACACGCGGCCTGGGAAAGCCGGGTATGGCCGCACAATTACGTGAAACGGTTTCTCAGGTCGTACGCGAAAGTACCGTACAGGTAGGGGCTAACTGACGTTCTTGAACCGATACTTGCGCGCCCGATCACGCCTATCTATTTTCAGATATCCTACGATTTTCAACAATTATGCAATAATTCCTAAATTTAAGATTTTCTTGTCTTCTACCGTTATATCCTCTATGTCGatggaatttatttaaaaagatttaaagcGTTGATAATTGCattcttctattatttatttaatcttgaTTGCACTTGACAACATAACCGATCGATCGTTTCTATTATCTGTAAGAGAAAAActaatttttaatctataaaGCGTATGGGTATCTGAATCAGGCCAGATAACGCGTTTAGTTCTAAACAATGTGAATACATCGATTACaaacaaaagagaagattCTTAAGagataatttgattttaaacGCTTTTATGTACTATTCATTTCTTCGTTCAATCTATCAATTATAtctatctcatttttatttcagagTAAACCACATTTAGTCGACCCAATAGATTTTGAGAGCTTCGTgctaaagaataaaacattaTTGCAGAATGATCCGCAAAGAGAATTATTGCTTTATCCGCCGGACGATGTTTCTGTGAGTTTCTTAACTCTTTGTTAACTCTTATCTTCGTTCGTTATCTGAATCCTACATCCTTTATGtagagagataataaatagcgataattggAAATTTTTAACCTCGACTTTTCTTccaaatatcattatattttatatttattttaacaaacaTTATAACAAACAGTTTCAtacagtattatatatatattttttcatctttaaattaacttatttttttatgcagCAAGTTGTCCTACCGAGGCGTTATCGCGCTATCGTGCCTACAGCACAATATATTTCGGATAATGACGAGGAAGGCGGAAGTCTCCTGACCAAAGAATGTTTACGAAGTTACACCTCCAATTGGAATTTGATACATTACAAATATTCTGCCTACAACGGAAGTTATCTCGATTTACCCAAGTATGTCTTCAATGCGATCTATCAAAGATTATAAACTTTTCACTTTTCAAGagttacatatacgtatacacgtgTATACGCATGTACTACATGTACATCTATACACACACGTTTGTATTTTATAGAATAACAAAAGCGGATGACCTCAAGGATGAAGTATATGAAATTGATACGGAAGTGGATCAAGTCGACGAGGTAATTACTGGGAGAACGATGAAAACGTTTTATCTTATGAGACATTTTAAGGAACATCCTTTTTTAGgatttaatcaaaaataatgGGATTACGAAGGAGGGTTACTTAATGAAAGGACCTGAAATTGGAAGCTCCGATCGTATGTTTGCTCATATCGGCTcaaaatcttttaaaagacGTTTTTGCCATTTAAGACAGGAGGTCGATGGCACATACATTTtggaatttttcaaagatgAGAAAAAGGGCGAAGCTAAGTTGGCAATAGTAATGGACTTTTGTACAGAAGTTGTTAGAAATCCAAAACGTGGAAGGTATTGTTTTGAATTAAGAATGACAGGAACTCACAAGTCTTATACATTAGCGGCCGATAATGAAACAGATATGCAAGATTGGTTATCAAAGTTGAATTCTGTATTGCAACATTACAAGCAACAAGAGGAGAAACGTGCTGCATCTTTAGAAAGAACATGTAacactcctcctccttcccctcAACCAATGCAGGTAATCATTTGGACTATAAAAATCTAAATGCTCTAGTTGTTTTACTCGCATGAGAATGGACTTTTATCCATACGTATGTCGtgcgtataaaaatatttaccgtGTCGTTATTACTACATGAACATACGTCTACAGGTATATGGAACGTTGAAAGGTTTGGAACAGAGTATGAATccacaattaattaaatactcCAGGGAAACTGACACAAGTATAGCATTAGCCAGACGGGAATATAGAAAACCTTTGTTTAGTCTATATTCCAACATGTCACGTGTAAAAGCACCTACAGGAGGAAATTCTACTGAACATAATATTGATCCGTATAAGGAGCAATTTGGgcatagaatttttattaagtgTGAAACTCTTAAGTTTAGACTGCAAGCTCCAATTGATGAGAAAGAAACTCTTTGCCAAGTTGAACCGTATCAAACAACTTTATGTCTTTTTGATGCAAAGCACGGCAGGAAACTCacggaaaatttttatttcgacgtTAACCATGAAATTGTGCAAGGGATGATAAAGGAATTAAGTCCTACTAGCATTATGACAGaatctaatgaaaatataagtcTACCTGAAGAATTGAAAACTGTACCATTGGATTGGATAAAACATCCAAAGCAGGTATTTACTTCAACAGCTGCCTTTTTAGCCTATTTAATATGCGcgctaatttatatatatataagttaattatatacatatatatatatatatatatatatatatgtatatatatgtatatatatttatttatttgttctattTCCTTCTAGGCTATATTTCACGTTAGTAACCCCCATCCTGATATATTTCTTGTGGTAAGAATAGATAAGATATTACAAGGGAATATATGTCAAACTTCTGAACCATATGTAAGAACGACTAAAGATCCAAGATTAGGATTAAAAGTACACAAACAAGTTAGAGCATGTTGCCAAAGgtatttttttgattattatctcattatcttaaatatatagtttataacTATTTAATGCTTATTTTTTAGATTAGGAAATTATAGAATGCCATTTGCTTGGGCTGCCAGACCTTTATTTAGACTGTATAGTAACGAGTTGGATACTTCTCCAGACTTTCCAGCGATATATAGGCAGGAAGggaataaaatcaaagatgAAGAGTTATTAAAATTGCTTTCAGAGTATAGAAAGTAAGTATATACGTTCGTcatatagattttcttttcttattcttttttgtttttgcagACCTGAAAAACTTAGCAAATTAACCGTTATACCTGGAtggttgaaaataaaaattgaaccCATCATTGAGATACCAGAAAGTATGCCTTTTTTCGTATAAgtataatacacacacacggaCACACATTCAAATGTGCCGTTTAAATTTAACGTTTCTATATTTTCAGATACATTGTCGACATCTTTGACTCCCTTGAAACCATTTCCCATTCCACCTGTAAACGATCCAACTCTTGAAATTGCAGAATTTGAAAGTACATCTGAAAAAGATGTTCATCCCTATACTACATATGTCAATCATCTTTATGTTTATCCACAAACTTTATCTTTCGATACTCAAAAGATATTTACAAGAGCTAGAAATATTGCGTGTATCATTGAATTACGAGATGATGATGGAGAAAATGTGGAACCTTTAAGAGTATATACAACACAAgcttattactttttcttctttctttttctttttgtctatattatttatttatacatttctctATAGcttctatatatttctcatttttcctttatatatatatatatatatatatatatatatatatatatatatatatatatatatatatatatatgtacgtatagtGCATCTATGGCCGTCCAGGTACACCATTGTTGTGTGTACGAGCGTCTTGCGCAGTGTTACATCATAATGCTATTCCATCTTGGTACGAAGAAATTAAGATAAGATTACCAACAAAACTTCATTCAAAACATCACTtgctcttttcattttatcatataagCTGTgatatgaataagaaaaaggaaaatgggaTTGAAAATTGCGTTGGTTATGCTTGGGCTCCATTGTTATATAAAGGAAGGTAAGGATACAATTTTGTATATACGTCTgctctataataaaaaatacctaATTCTAAAACCTATGTAATCTATGCAGACTCAATGTAGATATGGATGCAAATGTTCAAGTTCTACCTGTTGCAACGCATTTACCACAAGGATATCTTTCTATTCAACCCCTTGGTCTAGGGAAAGGGGTAAGAGTAAGatcaaattattgattttaactTCTAATACTTGTTATGTTTCAAGATGTGGCTTTCATTTGCAATTCgctttatcataattatacaaataattacgaaaatctTGCATTATATGGAGGTTTAAATTCTATAGAAAAGTCATAGtagatgaaattttattacatttaacaaTGGAATATCATGATTTGTGGAAGAAAgccttatcttattattagcaGTGCTTGCAAAGTGCACAGAGGTTTTGAATACAAGCATGGCCATTGTGTGTTTTGACTATTTCATCATTTTAATCAGTCATCCGATAAGTGagtcaatattttaataaagattatatacctgatgtgcgcgcgcgcacacgcacgcgcacacgcacgcacacacgcgcgcacacacacacacacacacacacgcgcgcgcacacacacacacatcacaTCAATTTTTGATCACTTTAATGGACTATCACTGCATTCCAAATTGCATGAAACTAATTGTGTGTTAagtataaataacaaatttattaattgcttgctgttttatctttttacgaAAATACAAATCTCacgaatattttctatgtggttaaataaatattgatttatttaatttcagaATGCTGGCCCAGACATTACATGGATTGATTCACAAAGACCAATATTTACAGTAGCTTTTCAGTTAATATCAACGGTATTTACTCGCGATCCTCATTTATACAATCTCTTTGCTCATGCCGAACGAATTCTGGATACTAGGCCATCTGTAATGCCTTCGGATACAGAAACgtgtaaaatattgaaagcAGCGCATGCAATACAGTTGGTCACAGctattacttttcttcctactatattaaatcaattgtTCACATTATTGACGTATAATATAGGCGAAGAAGTAGGATTGTATATTATTAGGGTACTAATACACATTATAAACATGATACACGAAGCTGGTCGAAAAGAAATACTTCAGGCTTATATCAAGGTAAAAAAGTAAACTAATCTTGATTCCACAAATTTAGCATTTCATGCGtgttttatacacacacacacacacacacacacacacacacacatatgtatatatttatatataaaatgttttctatAGTTTGTCTTTCTGTCGCCATCACAAGCAACCTGCAATATGACCGTTCATGAACAATTAGGGAAATATCTGCCAATATTATTACAACCAAACAATACGGATTTCTTGGTAATTAACAAATTCATGCGTCATTCTAATTTCTTCTTTGAGATAATGATTAAAAGTATGGCACAATATCTACTTACTACTGGTAGAATAAAAGTAAGTTAATAATTTGATGTGCACTTGACAGTAAGtaagtatatacaatatttagaTCGTTGTGAAAATTAATGTTAACGTTTGCAAACATTTTTTCAGATGCAtagaaatgaaagattttCGAAAGAGTATCATGAACGCATTAAGCATCTATTAGATGTAATTATgccatatataataaataagtacaaaGAAATGCCGGTTGAAACGcacgaattaaataaaagccTTGCTCAATTGTTAAAGGTACTTtaaacattgtttaaatagaaactttaaataatgataataattgtaaatcgacaatatattatgtatttatttaatagcATTGCCTCACGTTCATGGATCGTGGTTTCGTTTTCCGTTTGATCAACTCATACGTGGATAAATTTTCTCCTGGAGATCCACGCACTCTACatgattttaaatttacatttctTCAAATCATTTGTTCTCACGAGcattatatatctttcaattTACCAATGATGCAGTCCCGTATTTCACCTAGAGGTAAGAGATTAAAGATTCGGgtaaaattttacgaatatttttaaattttgtaaaataataactttattccTTGCTTAGAAAATACTGAGAAAGAGCCAGAATGTAATGGTATGTTAAGACAATATTCATGTACTCCCATCTTTATTGTGGTTTCTTATTGTAGCCATAGTGAGTGGGAGTAGTATAcagttcttctctttttcatcacCATTAATaagtagataaaaatatttgtcacgattctttcttattgaatagttttattaatcattacatTATGCGTGATAGGTTTTCTGTATTATAATAAGTTTATAAACTGTTCTTCATTAAGCGCATGACacggatatataataatatattagccttatttgaattattcatattatttacagACTTGATGAATGAATACTGTTTATCAGAAGATTTTTGTAAGCATCATTTTTTGGTTGGCTTATTACTCCAAGAAATCAAAATATCTCTCAATGAAATAATGCAAATTCGAAAGGTAGCCATAACTACATTAAGAGATCTCTTGGCTAAGCACGAACTCGATGATAGATATCAAAATAAGGTTTTTAATTGCAACGTTTACTTTGTTCTAATTTCTAATtggatatattgttattattgtcattattaattaaagttgcatatttttaaatgacagGGACAATTGAGCAGGATAGCATCCATTTATATACCATGGTTAGAGATAGTATTGGAAAATTTGGTGCGTTTACAATCTGTACACGACAGTTCTAAAGCGGAAAATAAACACAATGACATAAATCGAATATCAACTAGCAGTTCCTTTTTGGCAACTAAGGATATCGCTAATAGTACTATAACAGCAGGCACTCCCAAGTCCATTCACAGGTCTGATCAGAAGAATCATGTTTGATCAATTgcaaaatgatattatcgttactgttgtcattgttgtactatgatgatgatattacagaataattaattatttatagacTTACGTTAAATTTGGATACGCAATCTCCAATCAGAGCGTCTATACATCTACGAGATTCTACATATTTTGCTGCTATTGCTGGACAAGGTTTGGTCAATGGCTATTCTTGTACCAGTATAGAATCAGATACATCAACAATGTCAGGTGCCTCACAGTCGAATATATCACAAGAAACAGCAATTATTCGCGAGTCTGTAGAAAATGGTATAAGCGATAAAAAAAGGCATTCTCGTTCTTTGAGCGTTACACAGGCTTCGCCCAGATGTGATAAATTACAATCCTCCGAAGTCAAGGATATAttgctttgttttttatttgtgaTCAAATATTTAGGCGATCATCAAGTTATTGCATGGTGGCAACAGTGCAGTGATTCCGAGATATTGAGTTTTTTTACTGTAATTGAGTAAGTCACTTTAATgatctcatttcttttctttctttctttctttctttctttctttctttctctttctttctttctttcttttttttttttcttttcttttctttccttttttctttttcgttacaAGAAATCattcaataaatatctttttctcgttttcctttcttcagAATAAGTCttcatcattttaaatatattggtAAAAGACAAATAGCtgcaaatataacaaataattctgGGAAACCACGTACGGTAAAGGCAATGACATTGCCAGCCAGAATGGCACCACCAGATTTCACGACTGAAAGTCCAACTACTGGTACACTGCAACCACACAATACTGTTACTAGAGAGAATCTCATTGAAAGCGACAGTGGTAAAATGTATCAGGCTTTATTAGAGGCAAATATGGCTACAGAAGTTGGTCTTATAGCACTTGACTGTCTAGGCCTCTTTTGTATTCATTTTAAGGTATAAATTCTTCTATTTATGTATCTGCTTATGTTGTGCATATAATGTTGCatcaattaacaataacaatgatattttatttacttttcgtaTAGGACGCACTTTTAGCAGATGATGGAGAAAATCCAATAATGCAAAAATTGTtcaatatctatctatcctttcTACAAGTCGGTCAATCGGAGACATTGCTACGTCACGTGTTTGCCGGATTTCgagcatttttaaataattattctattgcTCTGTTTCAAGGTTTGCGTCgcatatgttaataataattgtgaataacaattaatttatattccaataaatattttcaggtAATGCTGCGCTTTGTGGGCGATTATGTTATGAATTATTAAGATGTTGCAATAGTAAACTTAGTTCTATTAGACAAGAATCATGTGCTTTATTATATCTGCTTATGAGAAGTAATTTTGAATTTACCAGTAGAAAAGGATTAACGAGAGTGCATTTACAGGTGATATtatgtttgaaaaatatttttcaaattaacaaCATTTATCATACTTTATCcccttttatttatcttttacagGTAATAATCTCGGTTTCACAAATGCTTGGAAATGTTATTGGTTTGAATAATTCAAGATTTCAAGAATCATTGTCATTGATAAATAGTTATGCTTCTTCTGATAAAGTGATGAAGGGTACTGGTTTTCCAGTTGAAGTTAAAGATTTGAATAAAAGAATTCGAACAGTTTTAATGGCAACAGCACAAATGAGGGAACATAACAATGATCCTGAGATGCTTGTCGATTTGCAACATAGTTTGGCCAATTCTTATGCCAGTACACCCGAATTGAGGCATACTTGGCTCGAAACTATGGCTAGAAATCATGCGAGAGATGGAAATTATTCCGAGGTATTTATGTTACTCCAATCGtgttttgtatatacatacctgcgtatatgcaaatatatacTCACACGCACTATACACGAGGCAactataaatgattaataagcATATTCTCCTCCGTAGGCGGCTTGTTGTCAATTACATATTGCAGCATTAATGGcagaatatttgaaattgaaGAAAGTTCATAGATGGGGTGCAGAGGCTTTTGACAATATTTCCGTGAATATTTCTAGAGACGAGCGTAGTCTTAAGCTCGATGCTGGTGAGATTTGTATGTCTTCTTGCACATGTTTGTATtgtatattaaagaaattctataTCGATTTATCTCAAAGTTTTTAGAGCGTGCATTtgataaacgttatattcttttatctaaACATTAATACGCAGGTTTACGTTAATCCTGACAATTTGCATAAAAGAGATTATCTATCTTTGTACGCATTTaacattaattgaaaataatattactatccttTCTACAGGCGTTCAAGATATTCATTACACGGAATATTTATTGCTAGAGCAGTTGGAGCTTTGTGCTGAAATGTTGGAAAAAGCAGAACGTTTTGAGTTACTCGGACATTTGTATCGTTTAATAGTTCCTatgtacgaagaaaaaagaaattatgagGCTTTAGCAAATTGTTATACGCATTTAGCGCAAGCTTGCAATAAAATTGTCGAAGTCACCAAGTCCGGCAAACGGCTCCTTGGGAGATTTTATAGAATTGCATTTTTTGGATCGGTAAGCGTCATTGATTCACCATTTATCCACTTATTActcatttcaataatttattttactccaatagattatttatagaattatttattattctaggCATATTTCGAAGAGGAAAATGGccaagagtatatatataaggaaccTAAAGTGACGTCATTGTCAGAAATTTCAGAACGTCTTCATCATTTATATTCAGAGAAATTTGGTTCGGAAAATGTCAAGATGATAATGGATTCCATACCCGTCAATGTCGCCGAATTAGATTCAAAAATAGCATACATTCAAGTGACTCATGTAACTCCGTACTttgataaaatagaattagaTACTCGTCAAACGGAATTTGAACAAAATCACAATGTATCTTGTTTCATGTTCGAAACTCCATTTACGAAAGATGGACGGGCGAGGGGAAATCCTGAAGATCAATGGAAGAGAAGGACTATTTTAACGAGTACGAGCATAAATTTTTGTCCATATAATGCCAATGAATCATGTTATATACCATACGTAAGGCATATTAAacgttactttttatttatagcaCAATATTCCTTTCCGTACATAAAAAAACGTATATTAGTGATCGAGAAGAGAATAATGGAACTTGGCCCCATCGAAGTAGCTTTAGATGAAATGAGACAACGCGTTCAAGAATTGGAGGATGTGGCTTTAATAGCTCCAACTGATGTAAAAAAACTTCAATTGCGATTACAAGGAAGCATTTGCGTGACAGTAAATGCTGGTCCACTTGCTTATGCCTCTGCATTCTTAGACCCAGCGCTTTCTCCGCAATATCCTGATGATAAAGTTGAAGAGTTAAAGGATGTTTTtaggtaattttattatataagaatatctttttttctcatatcatgtattatgtataataatgtgttatcgtttttctctcttttcttttcctttcttttcttttttttttcttttctcctcttttctttctttttctcttcttctttttccagggaatttgtaaaaatatgttataCAGCCTTGCAGATCAACAGTAAATTAATTACTCCCGATCAGCATGAATATCAGGAAGTATTACGCGAAAATTATCAAAAGCTTTGCCAAAGCTTGTCATCGTTATTGGGTGAACCTATATGGTCGGACGAACAAGTTGGAAGCTTTAAACGTAACAGTGCTGCTCTCTTTAGTGTCATTAGTGGTGCTAATAGTCACACGAGTACAGCCTAAGCCATGAGACTGATGTCTTATGTCTCTTGAAGTCCTTTCTGTAATCGCATTATAaagtatctatataaaataacattatacgtatatacatatatatatatatatatatatatatatatatatatatatatatataatatgaaagaatatatcatattaaatacaatacaataagTATTCACATAGTTTCATTATGCtcgaaatatacatatatacgtacgtacgtacgtacgtacgtacacacacacacacacacacacatgtatcatgatttattaatgattaactTGGCCACTTTTTATACAacagaaattcttttttaaattttacattagatagaaatgtttaaacaaCAATATGTGCGAGGAATCGCGCACCAATATTGCAATGAAACAGTAAAATTAGTGGTATTATTCTGACGAGATTTAAGGCTGACTATGATAAGTTATATCAGCTcattttagaaaagagaagtggctatatttaaatattttatttgtgtcCTTATCATTTAGATTAGCATActcgttaaatatataaaatgcaatCTTTATCTTATTAATGTGTCATTGTCGTACAATTGTTGagttaataactattataccAATGCACTCACTGccacttttttaatatacgtaatatttgTGCATAACGATTTAACTAAGTGTCAATTGTAAATTCACTTTAAGTGTAAAGAGAATGGATCAATTTTTACCATCCATTTTCTATTAGTATGTACTTCCAAAGTGCAAAGtctaactttaataatatgtaatacgtatatacaattatatatatatatatatatatatatatatatatgtatatgtatatatatgtatatatatatatatatatatacacacacacagacacacacacacgtatacatatatagacacacacataagagcttttatttattaagattaaAATAAGATATCTCATACATTGTTAGATACGAGTATATatgaataacgatagtaaaacaGATTATGAAACACGCTGGAAaacatttattcattaatcgtgcaaaaatttatgatttatatgtTTGTACTTCTTGAACGTACAAATTGATTTGTacatgtataatttatttcgtatgcatgcatattgtataaatgagatctttaatataataagtttACGCTCGTattgatataagaaaataatagaaaaagaaggatatatCTAAT from Vespa crabro chromosome 6, iyVesCrab1.2, whole genome shotgun sequence encodes the following:
- the LOC124424562 gene encoding dedicator of cytokinesis protein 9 isoform X7: MSERKFTRGLGKPGMAAQLRETVSQVVRESTVQSKPHLVDPIDFESFVLKNKTLLQNDPQRELLLYPPDDVSQVVLPRRYRAIVPTAQYISDNDEEGGSLLTKECLRSYTSNWNLIHYKYSAYNGSYLDLPKITKADDLKDEVYEIDTEVDQVDEDLIKNNGITKEGYLMKGPEIGSSDRMFAHIGSKSFKRRFCHLRQEVDGTYILEFFKDEKKGEAKLAIVMDFCTEVVRNPKRGRYCFELRMTGTHKSYTLAADNETDMQDWLSKLNSVLQHYKQQEEKRAASLERTCNTPPPSPQPMQVYGTLKGLEQSMNPQLIKYSRETDTSIALARREYRKPLFSLYSNMSRVKAPTGGNSTEHNIDPYKEQFGHRIFIKCETLKFRLQAPIDEKETLCQVEPYQTTLCLFDAKHGRKLTENFYFDVNHEIVQGMIKELSPTSIMTESNENISLPEELKTVPLDWIKHPKQAIFHVSNPHPDIFLVVRIDKILQGNICQTSEPYVRTTKDPRLGLKVHKQVRACCQRLGNYRMPFAWAARPLFRLYSNELDTSPDFPAIYRQEGNKIKDEELLKLLSEYRKPEKLSKLTVIPGWLKIKIEPIIEIPENTLSTSLTPLKPFPIPPVNDPTLEIAEFESTSEKDVHPYTTYVNHLYVYPQTLSFDTQKIFTRARNIACIIELRDDDGENVEPLRCIYGRPGTPLLCVRASCAVLHHNAIPSWYEEIKIRLPTKLHSKHHLLFSFYHISCDMNKKKENGIENCVGYAWAPLLYKGRLNVDMDANVQVLPVATHLPQGYLSIQPLGLGKGVRNAGPDITWIDSQRPIFTVAFQLISTVFTRDPHLYNLFAHAERILDTRPSVMPSDTETCKILKAAHAIQLVTAITFLPTILNQLFTLLTYNIGEEVGLYIIRVLIHIINMIHEAGRKEILQAYIKFVFLSPSQATCNMTVHEQLGKYLPILLQPNNTDFLMHRNERFSKEYHERIKHLLDVIMPYIINKYKEMPVETHELNKSLAQLLKHCLTFMDRGFVFRLINSYVDKFSPGDPRTLHDFKFTFLQIICSHEHYISFNLPMMQSRISPRENTEKEPECNDLMNEYCLSEDFCKHHFLVGLLLQEIKISLNEIMQIRKVAITTLRDLLAKHELDDRYQNKGQLSRIASIYIPWLEIVLENLVRLQSVHDSSKAENKHNDINRISTSSSFLATKDIANSTITAGTPKSIHRLTLNLDTQSPIRASIHLRDSTYFAAIAGQGLVNGYSCTSIESDTSTMSGASQSNISQETAIIRESVENGISDKKRHSRSLSVTQASPRCDKLQSSEVKDILLCFLFVIKYLGDHQVIAWWQQCSDSEILSFFTVIEISLHHFKYIGKRQIAANITNNSGKPRTVKAMTLPARMAPPDFTTESPTTGTLQPHNTVTRENLIESDSGKMYQALLEANMATEVGLIALDCLGLFCIHFKDALLADDGENPIMQKLFNIYLSFLQVGQSETLLRHVFAGFRAFLNNYSIALFQGNAALCGRLCYELLRCCNSKLSSIRQESCALLYLLMRSNFEFTSRKGLTRVHLQVIISVSQMLGNVIGLNNSRFQESLSLINSYASSDKVMKGTGFPVEVKDLNKRIRTVLMATAQMREHNNDPEMLVDLQHSLANSYASTPELRHTWLETMARNHARDGNYSEAACCQLHIAALMAEYLKLKKVHRWGAEAFDNISVNISRDERSLKLDAGEICVQDIHYTEYLLLEQLELCAEMLEKAERFELLGHLYRLIVPMYEEKRNYEALANCYTHLAQACNKIVEVTKSGKRLLGRFYRIAFFGSAYFEEENGQEYIYKEPKVTSLSEISERLHHLYSEKFGSENVKMIMDSIPVNVAELDSKIAYIQVTHVTPYFDKIELDTRQTEFEQNHNVSCFMFETPFTKDGRARGNPEDQWKRRTILTTQYSFPYIKKRILVIEKRIMELGPIEVALDEMRQRVQELEDVALIAPTDVKKLQLRLQGSICVTVNAGPLAYASAFLDPALSPQYPDDKVEELKDVFREFVKICYTALQINSKLITPDQHEYQEVLRENYQKLCQSLSSLLGEPIWSDEQVGSFKRNSAALFSVISGANSHTSTA